A genomic window from Candidatus Zixiibacteriota bacterium includes:
- a CDS encoding winged helix-turn-helix transcriptional regulator: protein MDKNKKNLFEARAKIIKAMAHPTRLFIVDELSHHEKCVSDLTNMIGADSSTVSKHLSILKEAGIVINEKRGLQIYYRLRFPCVLNFFSCVEAVIESTVKEQLALINEKQK from the coding sequence ATGGATAAAAATAAGAAAAATCTTTTCGAGGCTCGCGCCAAAATAATAAAAGCAATGGCTCATCCAACCCGTCTTTTTATTGTTGATGAGCTTTCGCATCATGAAAAATGTGTGAGCGACCTAACAAATATGATCGGAGCCGACTCGTCTACAGTATCAAAACATCTATCGATTTTAAAAGAGGCCGGGATTGTCATTAATGAAAAACGAGGATTGCAAATCTATTATAGATTGCGGTTCCCTTGCGTACTTAATTTCTTTAGCTGTGTAGAGGCAGTAATAGAATCGACTGTTAAGGAACAATTAGCATTGATAAACGAGAAACAAAAATAA